The sequence below is a genomic window from Eubalaena glacialis isolate mEubGla1 chromosome 13, mEubGla1.1.hap2.+ XY, whole genome shotgun sequence.
ACACGGCAGGTACTCAATAGATCGGACAGTGACGTGACCCCCCGGGGGGAGCGCACAGCTGGTGGGGCGACGGCAGACAGGCAGCCCGGCACaaaattaggattctgggggAGGTTCCGAGGCCGTAGGAGAGTGTGACAGGGCCTCAGCCTGCCCGGGATTCATGGGGCGaggggaggaaaagggaaaagcatCCCTGCCGGGGAAGGCGTGCACAGAGgcccggaggctgctgggagctgCGAGCGGCAGCGGCTGACCTGGGCTCAGTCCCCTTGCCTCCTGACCCAGCGTGTCCCACCGCAGGTCTCCTACCGGGCCCAGCAGGGCGACACGCGGCGGGCAGTGAGGAAGATGGTGCTGGTGTGGGTGCTGGCCTTCCTGCTCTACGGACCCGCCATCCTCAGCTGGGAGTACCTGTCGGGGGGCAGCTCCATCCCCGAGGGCCACTGCTACGCCGAGTTCTTCTACAACTGGTACTTCCTCATCACGGCCTCCACCCTCGAGTTCTTCACGCCCTTCCTCAGCGTCACCTTCTTCAACCTCAGCATCTGCCTGAACATCCAGAGACGCACCCGTGTCCGGCTGGATGGGGCACGCGAGGCGGCTGCCTCGGAGCTTTCCCCCGAGGCCCGGCCCTCCCCGCCGCCGGCCGCGCCCAGCTGCTGGGATTGCTGGCAGAAGGGGCGTGGGGAGGCCGTGCCGCTGCACAGGCGCGGGGTGCGGGGCGGCGAGGCAGCCCCAGGCACGGGGGCCGAGGCTGGGGACGCGGCCCTCGGGGGGGGCAGCGGTGGAGGTGCCGCGGCCTCGCCCACCTCCAGCTCTGGCAGCTCCTCGAGGGGCACCGAGCGGCCGCGCTCACTCAAGCGGGGCTCCAAGCCATCCACATCCTCGGCGTCCCTGGAGAAGCGCATGAAGATGGTGTCCCAGAGCATCGCCCAGCGCTTCCGGCTGTCGCGGGACAAGAAGGTGGCCAAGTCGCTGGCCATCATCGTGAGCATCTTTGGGCTCTGCTGGGCCCCATACACACTCCTGATGATCATCCGGGCCGCCTGCCACGGCCCCTGCGTCCCCGACTACTGGTACGAGAcgtccttctggctgctgtgggcCAACTCGGCCGTCAACCCTGTCCTCTACCCGCTGTGCCACCACAGCTTCCGCCGGGCCTTTACCAAGCTGTTCTGCCCGCAGAAGCTCAAGATGCAGccccccagctccctggagcacTGCTGGAAGTGAGCCGGCCTCCACGGGTgcctgggaggcaggggcagagccctccactgccaccccCCTCGAGGTCCTGGGTTCCCGGGCAGCCGGGCCTCGCCGCCCTCCACCTGGCTGCCCCGCAGGCGTGAGCCCTGCCTTGTCTTCGGCCCACCCTAAATGCCATGGCAGCCTCTCAGATCGTCCGCTGGCAGTTGATGCAGCCTGGCGGGCGGCTGGACAGGTCCCTGCTACCTGAACCGGAATGTGGCCATCCAAATCCTGCTCTAGCCCGGGAGGGACAACCCAGGGGTCCCAGCCAGTCTGCCACCCCCAAGGACAGTGGGATGGCCGGTCGTGTCCACGCTTCACACAATCACTGCTTGGTGTCTTCCCAAAGCAAGTTCCTGGCACGCGCGCCAGGCCtccagagccagtgctctgccccTGCACGTGCACACGCGTGCACACCCCTGCACACCTGCCCCGTCCCGGACAAGCCCTGGCCACTGGCTTTGCTGCTGTCTGTCCCCTGCTCTAGCCTGGGACCTGGCTCCTTCACCCCTCTTCCCTCCAACTCTCTCTGCGCCCCAAGTGCCGGGTACTCCCCAGAGACCTCGCGGCAGGTCTCCGCTTCTCCATTCTGGGTGTTTCAGGAAGACGGAGAAGAAGAAAACACGTCCGTGAACTCGCTGTTCCTTGGATGTTTAATGAAGAGAGACAGAACTGCTGAGGCGCTCAGGGCTGGATTGGCAGGTGTGGGCTCCCACGCCCTCCTTCCTCGTGCTGCTGCTTCCGGCTGCACCGCGCCAGCGGCTcctgcccaccccgccccgcaGCTCGCGGTGCTGGGCCCCGACTGGCGGCTCTGAGAGCGGCCAGAGCCCCGGACGCCGGCTCGTCCAGCAGGCTGCCCTTCCTGCTCCCTCTACTCAACCAGAGTTTTCTGGGATTGAGGGGGACC
It includes:
- the HRH3 gene encoding histamine H3 receptor, producing MERSPPDGPLNASGALASEAAAAGGARGFSAAWTAVLAALMALLIVATVLGNALVMLAFVADSSLRTQNNFFLLNLAISDFLVGAFCIPLYVPYVLTGRWPFGRGLCKLWLVADYLLCASSVFSIVLISYDRFLSVTRAVSYRAQQGDTRRAVRKMVLVWVLAFLLYGPAILSWEYLSGGSSIPEGHCYAEFFYNWYFLITASTLEFFTPFLSVTFFNLSICLNIQRRTRVRLDGAREAAASELSPEARPSPPPAAPSCWDCWQKGRGEAVPLHRRGVRGGEAAPGTGAEAGDAALGGGSGGGAAASPTSSSGSSSRGTERPRSLKRGSKPSTSSASLEKRMKMVSQSIAQRFRLSRDKKVAKSLAIIVSIFGLCWAPYTLLMIIRAACHGPCVPDYWYETSFWLLWANSAVNPVLYPLCHHSFRRAFTKLFCPQKLKMQPPSSLEHCWK